One part of the Thermococcus sp. Bubb.Bath genome encodes these proteins:
- a CDS encoding metallophosphoesterase, whose product MLGFMRRKKLRREAEEEALLHISDTPESAYPFIVTVIKELKPEYIVHTGDLVDNVKLERRPELKPLYEGGLRKLARILKGSGAELYIIPGNEDDGELLKEFFGESVLQPGSIVDIGGIKLALGHKPEDVIKKEADFRLYGHNFKTIPRGLNGLKSINVLFLPSGRVVRIGYPTGTDTYRGYKLWRSL is encoded by the coding sequence ATGTTAGGTTTCATGAGGAGAAAGAAACTCAGGAGAGAAGCGGAAGAGGAAGCCCTTCTACATATCAGTGATACCCCAGAGAGCGCATACCCCTTCATAGTCACGGTGATAAAAGAGCTCAAGCCAGAGTACATAGTCCACACCGGTGACCTCGTTGACAACGTGAAGCTTGAGAGGAGGCCGGAGCTAAAGCCCCTCTATGAGGGGGGCCTTAGAAAGCTCGCGAGAATCCTGAAGGGCTCCGGGGCGGAACTTTACATCATTCCGGGCAACGAGGATGACGGGGAGCTACTGAAGGAGTTTTTCGGTGAATCCGTCCTCCAGCCGGGGAGCATTGTAGATATAGGAGGGATTAAACTCGCCCTCGGGCATAAGCCGGAGGACGTCATCAAAAAGGAAGCGGACTTCAGGCTCTACGGCCACAACTTCAAGACGATCCCGCGGGGCTTAAACGGCCTGAAGAGCATAAACGTGCTGTTTCTCCCAAGCGGCCGCGTTGTTAGAATAGGTTACCCAACGGGGACCGATACCTATAGGGGATACAAACTGTGGAGGAGTTTGTGA
- a CDS encoding RsmB/NOP family class I SAM-dependent RNA methyltransferase — MLERLFSLGYSKAFAERYYQLWGERALAIANAMEKPLPRCFRINTLRIEVPRLTKLLNKKGFQFKRVPWAREGFCLMREPFSITSTPEYLSGLLYIQEASSMYPPVALEPEPGEVVADMAAAPGGKTSYMAQLMENEGIIYAFDVGEERLKETRLNLSRLGVTNTILFHSSSLHIGELGVEFDKILLDAPCTGSGTIHKNPERKANRTMDDVKFCQGLQMKLLEKGLGALKKGGILVYSTCSLEPEENEFVVQWVLDNFEVELLPLRYGEPALIKPFGIELSQEIKKARRFYPDKHGMSGFFVAKLRKL, encoded by the coding sequence ATGCTCGAACGTCTCTTCAGCCTCGGCTACTCAAAGGCCTTCGCAGAACGCTATTACCAGCTCTGGGGGGAAAGGGCCTTAGCGATAGCCAATGCAATGGAAAAACCTCTGCCGAGGTGCTTCCGCATCAATACCCTCCGGATAGAGGTTCCAAGGCTCACAAAGCTCCTCAACAAGAAGGGCTTCCAGTTTAAGAGAGTCCCCTGGGCTAGGGAAGGTTTCTGCCTCATGAGGGAGCCCTTCTCGATAACCTCAACTCCTGAATACCTCTCCGGCCTCCTCTACATTCAGGAAGCGAGCTCGATGTATCCTCCAGTGGCCCTGGAACCGGAGCCCGGCGAGGTCGTTGCAGACATGGCCGCCGCCCCCGGAGGGAAAACCTCCTATATGGCCCAGCTGATGGAGAATGAAGGCATAATCTACGCCTTCGACGTCGGCGAGGAGAGGCTGAAGGAGACGAGGCTCAACCTGTCAAGGCTGGGCGTTACCAACACTATCCTCTTCCACAGCTCTTCCCTCCACATAGGCGAGCTCGGCGTTGAGTTCGACAAAATACTCCTCGATGCTCCCTGCACAGGCTCTGGGACGATACACAAGAACCCGGAGAGGAAGGCGAATAGGACGATGGATGATGTGAAGTTCTGCCAGGGTCTCCAGATGAAGCTCCTTGAGAAGGGGTTGGGGGCGCTGAAAAAGGGAGGAATTCTGGTTTACTCAACCTGCTCCCTTGAGCCGGAGGAGAATGAATTCGTTGTCCAGTGGGTTCTGGACAACTTTGAGGTTGAACTCCTACCGCTGAGATATGGTGAGCCGGCTTTAATAAAGCCCTTTGGAATTGAGCTTAGCCAGGAAATAAAGAAGGCAAGGCGCTTCTACCCGGACAAGCATGGGATGAGCGGCTTCTTTGTTGCAAAGCTCAGGAAGCTTTAG
- the argF gene encoding ornithine carbamoyltransferase, translated as MVVSLAGRDVLCLQDFTREEIETILKTAEMMKIWNKIGNPHRVLEGKTLGMIFQKPSTRTRVSFEVGIYQLGGYGLYLNANDLQLRRGETISDTARVLSRYVDGIVARVYGHKDVEDLAKYGSVPVINALSDFSHPCQALADYQTILEKKGRIQGVKVVYVGDGNNVAHSLIIAGTKLGANVVVATPEGYEPDPKVVKWAEENAAESGGSFELLHDPVKAVKDADVIYTDVWASMGQEAEAEERRKIFMPFQVNKELVKHAKKDYIFMHCLPAHRGEEVTDDVVDSPNSVVFDEAENRLHAQKAVMALVMGGIKI; from the coding sequence ATGGTGGTTAGCCTCGCAGGAAGGGATGTTCTCTGCCTCCAAGACTTCACGAGGGAGGAGATTGAGACTATTCTTAAGACGGCCGAGATGATGAAGATTTGGAACAAGATTGGAAATCCGCACCGCGTTCTCGAGGGAAAAACGCTTGGAATGATATTCCAGAAGCCCTCAACGAGGACCCGCGTCAGCTTTGAGGTTGGCATCTATCAGCTCGGCGGCTACGGCCTCTACCTCAATGCCAACGACCTCCAGCTCAGGAGGGGGGAGACCATATCAGATACCGCCCGCGTTCTCAGCAGGTACGTCGATGGGATAGTGGCGAGGGTTTACGGCCACAAGGACGTTGAGGATCTCGCCAAGTACGGCAGCGTCCCGGTGATAAACGCCCTCTCGGACTTCAGTCACCCGTGCCAGGCCCTCGCCGATTATCAGACCATCCTCGAGAAGAAGGGCAGGATTCAGGGCGTTAAGGTTGTATATGTCGGCGATGGAAACAACGTGGCTCATTCACTCATAATAGCCGGAACCAAGCTCGGTGCCAACGTGGTTGTGGCTACCCCCGAAGGCTACGAGCCTGATCCGAAGGTCGTTAAGTGGGCCGAGGAGAACGCCGCCGAGAGCGGTGGAAGCTTCGAGCTCCTCCACGACCCGGTCAAGGCCGTCAAGGACGCCGACGTCATCTACACCGACGTCTGGGCGAGCATGGGACAGGAGGCCGAGGCCGAGGAGAGGAGAAAGATATTCATGCCCTTCCAGGTCAACAAGGAGCTCGTCAAGCACGCCAAGAAGGACTACATCTTCATGCACTGCCTCCCGGCCCACAGGGGAGAAGAGGTCACCGACGACGTCGTTGATTCCCCGAACAGCGTCGTCTTCGACGAGGCCGAGAACAGGCTCCACGCCCAGAAGGCCGTTATGGCCCTCGTCATGGGCGGGATTAAGATCTGA
- a CDS encoding DUF257 family protein: MEITQFFSKIRPGETVILEHESAAVPSYALYRLLKDATEKGNNILVDDFLDTLHVYKTHIELSGLDVSIFDRIPVIKIGGIIDIGNVVGRVSPRRGVILRKEYEKVYSEVITEEEVTINPVLGLEKILIFADDKVELMETLAQISLRLGDKRRIAIYFINKDILNEVNPVATPIIEFMSTTLVEVKKKGRVYTFEVLKSTTPEIDGMTFNYDLDKVE; encoded by the coding sequence ATGGAGATAACCCAATTCTTTTCAAAAATCAGGCCAGGTGAGACTGTTATTCTGGAGCATGAATCAGCGGCGGTACCCTCCTACGCCCTCTATCGGCTACTTAAAGATGCTACCGAAAAGGGCAACAACATACTCGTAGATGACTTTCTGGACACCCTTCACGTATACAAGACCCACATCGAACTCTCCGGACTGGACGTTTCCATTTTCGACCGGATACCCGTCATAAAAATCGGAGGCATAATCGATATCGGCAACGTCGTGGGGAGAGTGAGTCCGAGAAGGGGGGTGATACTGCGCAAGGAGTACGAGAAGGTTTACTCCGAGGTGATTACTGAGGAGGAAGTTACTATAAACCCTGTGTTGGGCCTGGAGAAGATTCTCATCTTTGCGGATGACAAGGTGGAGCTCATGGAAACCCTGGCACAGATATCCCTCAGACTTGGAGATAAGCGGCGCATAGCGATATACTTCATAAACAAAGACATCCTAAACGAGGTGAATCCCGTAGCTACTCCGATAATTGAATTCATGAGCACAACCCTCGTTGAAGTGAAGAAGAAGGGCAGGGTGTACACCTTCGAAGTGCTTAAGTCCACAACACCAGAGATAGATGGAATGACGTTCAACTATGACCTAGATAAAGTTGAGTGA
- the pheT gene encoding phenylalanine--tRNA ligase subunit beta, translating to MPKFDVSKRDLERLVGKTFSVEEWEDLFLYAKCELDDMWEEDGEIYFKADSKDTNRPDLWSAEGIARQVRFALGFQKGLPEYKVEKSDIIVYVDEKLKDIRPYGVYAIVEGLNIDEEALRQMINLQEKVALTFGRRRREVAIGIFDFDRVRPPIYYRAAEKTEKFIPLGYDEEMTLEEILEKHEKGREYGHLIKDKPFYPLLVDSEGKVLSMPPVINSEITGRVTTGTKNVFVDITGWDLNKIMLALNVVVTALAERGGRIRSVKVVYPDFEIETPDLTPKEFEVELDYIRKLAGLELSDEKIKELLERMMYEVELEDGRAKLRYPAFRDDIMHARDVLEDVLIAYGYNEIEPEEPKLAVQGRGDKFVEFEDAVRELMVGFGLQEVMTFNLTNREAQYERMNLPCGEHPEECGDYFNHPPAEIVEIENPISPKWSALRNWLIPSLLDFLSQNTHEEYPQRLFEVGKATLIDEGRETKTVSESKLAVALAHPRVTFTEAKEILDSVRRHLGFEYELEEAEHPSFIPGRVGRIIVNGETIGVIGEVHPAVLENWGIEMPVAAFELFLAPLYTEPYL from the coding sequence ATGCCAAAGTTCGACGTTTCAAAGCGCGACCTTGAGAGGCTCGTCGGGAAAACCTTCAGCGTCGAGGAGTGGGAGGACCTCTTCCTCTACGCCAAATGTGAGCTTGATGATATGTGGGAAGAGGACGGTGAAATCTACTTCAAGGCCGACTCAAAGGACACCAACAGGCCCGACCTCTGGAGTGCTGAGGGAATAGCGAGGCAGGTACGCTTCGCCCTGGGCTTCCAGAAGGGTTTGCCAGAGTACAAGGTCGAGAAGAGCGACATTATCGTTTACGTTGACGAGAAGCTGAAGGACATCAGGCCCTACGGTGTTTATGCAATCGTTGAGGGCCTGAACATCGACGAAGAGGCCCTAAGGCAGATGATTAACCTGCAGGAGAAGGTAGCGCTCACCTTCGGAAGGAGGAGAAGGGAGGTAGCGATAGGCATCTTCGACTTCGACAGGGTTAGGCCGCCGATATATTACCGTGCCGCCGAGAAGACGGAAAAGTTCATCCCCCTCGGCTACGACGAGGAGATGACGCTGGAGGAAATCCTTGAGAAGCACGAGAAGGGCAGAGAATACGGGCACCTGATAAAGGACAAGCCGTTCTATCCTCTCCTCGTGGACAGCGAGGGCAAAGTTCTCTCTATGCCGCCGGTAATCAACTCCGAGATAACGGGGAGGGTGACCACCGGGACCAAGAACGTCTTCGTTGATATAACCGGCTGGGATCTAAACAAGATAATGCTCGCCCTCAACGTCGTTGTCACAGCTCTTGCGGAGCGCGGCGGAAGGATAAGGAGCGTCAAGGTGGTTTACCCAGATTTCGAGATAGAGACTCCCGACTTAACGCCGAAGGAGTTCGAGGTCGAGCTCGACTACATCAGAAAGTTAGCTGGCCTTGAGCTGAGTGACGAGAAAATCAAGGAGCTCCTTGAGAGGATGATGTACGAGGTCGAGCTTGAGGACGGAAGAGCAAAGCTCCGCTATCCAGCCTTCCGCGACGATATAATGCACGCGAGGGATGTTCTTGAAGATGTGCTCATCGCTTACGGCTACAACGAGATTGAACCCGAAGAGCCGAAGCTGGCAGTCCAGGGGAGAGGAGACAAGTTCGTCGAGTTCGAGGATGCCGTTAGGGAGCTTATGGTCGGCTTCGGTCTGCAGGAAGTCATGACCTTCAACCTGACGAACAGGGAGGCGCAGTACGAGAGGATGAACCTCCCCTGTGGGGAGCATCCTGAGGAGTGCGGGGACTACTTCAACCACCCGCCAGCTGAAATCGTCGAGATAGAAAACCCGATAAGCCCGAAGTGGTCGGCCCTTAGGAACTGGCTCATACCCAGCCTTCTCGACTTCCTGAGCCAGAACACCCATGAGGAGTACCCGCAGAGGCTCTTCGAGGTGGGGAAGGCGACCCTCATAGACGAGGGCAGGGAGACGAAGACCGTCAGCGAGAGCAAGCTGGCGGTGGCTCTGGCACACCCGCGCGTGACGTTTACAGAAGCAAAAGAAATCCTCGACTCAGTGAGGAGGCACCTCGGCTTCGAGTATGAGCTTGAAGAGGCGGAACACCCGAGCTTCATTCCGGGTAGGGTCGGTAGGATCATCGTCAACGGAGAAACAATTGGAGTCATAGGGGAGGTGCACCCGGCTGTCTTAGAGAACTGGGGCATCGAGATGCCCGTTGCAGCTTTCGAGCTCTTTCTGGCTCCGCTCTACACTGAGCCATACCTCTGA
- a CDS encoding DUF2283 domain-containing protein codes for MSDEVIVKYDPNVDILYIQLSPKKPVDADMKGDVVIDLNENGEVVGIEIWRARELVLPEFLKFIERVKEEGKAVESQG; via the coding sequence ATGAGCGACGAGGTAATTGTGAAGTATGACCCAAACGTTGACATCCTATACATTCAGCTCTCGCCAAAGAAGCCCGTGGACGCGGACATGAAAGGGGACGTTGTTATAGACCTCAACGAGAACGGCGAGGTCGTTGGCATTGAGATATGGCGCGCGAGGGAGCTCGTTCTCCCGGAGTTCCTCAAGTTCATTGAAAGGGTCAAAGAAGAAGGAAAGGCTGTTGAAAGTCAGGGGTGA
- a CDS encoding DUF4258 domain-containing protein, with amino-acid sequence MISYTEHALMRMQQYEISKEEVENTLHSPSHLFFDLQSGRYVAVGSKNGHDLVVVYKKVGDGKIVVTIYHTSKFDKIRTAKLTSGRWVEL; translated from the coding sequence GTGATCTCCTACACCGAGCACGCCCTCATGAGGATGCAGCAGTACGAAATCTCCAAGGAAGAAGTGGAAAATACACTTCACAGCCCGTCCCATTTGTTTTTTGACCTGCAATCGGGTAGGTACGTGGCAGTAGGGAGTAAAAACGGCCATGATTTAGTAGTTGTCTACAAAAAAGTTGGTGATGGGAAGATAGTTGTGACCATTTATCACACGAGCAAATTTGATAAAATCCGAACTGCAAAACTAACTTCCGGAAGGTGGGTTGAGTTATGA
- a CDS encoding phenylalanine--tRNA ligase subunit alpha → MELSYQEKLTLIKLGEAKKLKFEELVEKTGLDQVAVMRSVLGLQAKGLAELHERSEKVIKITETGRKYAQIGLPEWRALKLLLEGEKVTLDNLKEVLSEDELKPIVGLLRKEGWATVRKEDGKLVLEITDKGREADERPIDRALKLLAEKETVPVSEVEKLVPVKELKRRKIADEDTITERTVEITPAGEELVRKGLELKREVSILTQELIKSGRWKEVEFRRFDIKAPVRRVYPGKKQPYRAFLDKIRRRLIEMGFIEMVSESMIETQFWNFDALFQPQNHPAREWTDTYQLKYPKSGHLPEEELVVRVKAAHEHGGDTGSRGWGYVWSPERAMLLMPRAHGTALDARQLAKGVEIPGKYFTIQRVFRPDVLDRTHLIEFNQIDGFVVGEELNFRHLLGILKRFAVEIAGAKKVKFLPDYYPFTEPSVQMSAYHPELGWVEFGGAGIFREEMTKALGIDAPVIAWGIGIDRLAMFKLGIDDIRYLFSYDLRWLREARLVW, encoded by the coding sequence ATGGAGCTAAGCTACCAGGAAAAGCTCACGCTCATAAAACTCGGCGAGGCGAAAAAGCTCAAATTTGAAGAGCTTGTGGAAAAAACCGGACTCGACCAGGTAGCCGTTATGCGCTCGGTTCTCGGTCTTCAGGCCAAAGGACTTGCGGAACTCCACGAGAGGAGCGAGAAGGTCATTAAGATAACCGAGACCGGGAGGAAGTACGCTCAAATTGGCCTTCCGGAGTGGAGGGCTCTAAAACTCCTCCTCGAGGGGGAGAAAGTTACCCTCGACAACCTCAAAGAGGTTCTCAGCGAGGACGAGCTGAAGCCGATAGTCGGTCTCCTAAGGAAGGAAGGCTGGGCAACCGTCAGAAAGGAGGATGGAAAGCTCGTCCTCGAGATAACAGACAAAGGGAGGGAAGCCGATGAGAGGCCCATCGACAGAGCCCTCAAGCTCCTCGCGGAGAAGGAAACCGTTCCGGTGAGCGAGGTTGAGAAGCTCGTTCCCGTCAAAGAGCTCAAGAGAAGGAAGATAGCCGATGAGGACACTATAACTGAGAGGACCGTCGAAATAACCCCCGCTGGAGAAGAACTCGTCAGGAAAGGCCTCGAACTTAAGAGAGAAGTCTCAATCCTCACGCAGGAACTCATAAAGTCCGGCAGGTGGAAGGAAGTTGAGTTCAGAAGGTTCGACATCAAAGCCCCAGTTAGAAGGGTTTATCCTGGCAAAAAGCAGCCCTACAGGGCATTTCTCGACAAGATACGGAGAAGGCTCATCGAGATGGGCTTCATTGAAATGGTCTCGGAGAGCATGATAGAGACCCAGTTCTGGAACTTCGATGCGCTCTTCCAGCCCCAGAACCATCCTGCGAGGGAGTGGACTGACACCTACCAGCTCAAGTACCCGAAGAGCGGTCATCTGCCAGAGGAGGAGCTCGTTGTGAGGGTTAAAGCCGCTCACGAGCACGGGGGGGACACAGGTTCAAGGGGCTGGGGCTACGTCTGGTCGCCTGAGAGGGCGATGCTCCTGATGCCCAGGGCACATGGAACCGCACTCGACGCCAGACAGCTCGCGAAGGGTGTCGAGATACCGGGCAAGTACTTCACGATACAGCGCGTTTTCAGGCCGGACGTTCTGGATAGAACTCACCTCATCGAGTTCAACCAGATTGACGGCTTCGTAGTTGGGGAAGAGCTCAACTTCAGGCATCTCCTCGGAATACTCAAGCGCTTCGCCGTCGAGATAGCCGGAGCGAAGAAGGTGAAGTTCCTTCCGGATTACTACCCGTTCACTGAACCGAGCGTCCAGATGAGCGCCTACCACCCGGAGCTCGGCTGGGTCGAGTTCGGCGGTGCTGGAATCTTCAGAGAGGAGATGACGAAGGCCCTTGGAATCGATGCACCTGTGATAGCCTGGGGAATAGGAATCGACAGGTTGGCCATGTTCAAGCTTGGAATAGACGACATCCGCTACCTCTTCAGCTACGACCTGAGGTGGCTGAGGGAAGCGAGGCTGGTGTGGTGA
- a CDS encoding nucleotidyltransferase domain-containing protein → MLKRSSTSLRERQRISPEIERFVGRIVDYFNGDVTIILFGSRARGDYNRASDYDLIVISGKLSGNFLTRTKPLYELNEELLDVDILAYTPSEFLKALENLSPSALDAMKEGIVLHDNGFYRTARRKFEELKKKGLRKETYWLVKT, encoded by the coding sequence ATGCTGAAGAGGTCATCAACTTCGTTAAGAGAACGGCAAAGAATCTCGCCGGAGATTGAGAGGTTTGTGGGAAGGATAGTCGATTACTTCAATGGGGACGTTACGATAATTCTCTTCGGTTCTAGAGCAAGGGGAGATTACAACAGGGCTAGCGACTACGATCTGATAGTGATCTCCGGGAAGCTGAGTGGAAACTTCCTCACGCGGACTAAGCCACTCTACGAGCTCAACGAGGAGCTTCTGGACGTTGATATCCTCGCCTACACCCCTTCCGAGTTCCTCAAGGCCCTTGAGAACCTTTCCCCTTCAGCCCTCGACGCGATGAAAGAAGGCATAGTCCTCCATGACAATGGTTTTTACAGGACGGCCAGAAGAAAGTTCGAAGAGCTGAAAAAGAAGGGCCTGAGGAAAGAAACCTACTGGCTTGTGAAGACTTAA
- a CDS encoding HEPN domain-containing protein yields MFKWSEYERWMMQAERTLNSALRDLEGGDYEWASFKAQQAAELAVKALLRGMGFAPIGHSITKLLRNLRDEGIEVPRELFHRAMELDRNYIAPRYPDAYPEGSPFEYYSEDVAGEMISYAEEVINFVKRTAKNLAGD; encoded by the coding sequence ATGTTCAAGTGGAGCGAATACGAGAGATGGATGATGCAGGCTGAGAGGACTCTCAACTCTGCCCTCAGGGATCTTGAGGGTGGTGACTATGAATGGGCGAGCTTTAAAGCTCAGCAGGCGGCTGAACTGGCCGTGAAGGCTCTCCTTAGGGGGATGGGGTTTGCGCCAATCGGCCATTCCATAACAAAACTCCTCAGAAACCTTCGTGATGAAGGGATTGAGGTTCCGAGAGAGCTGTTCCACAGGGCGATGGAGCTCGACAGGAACTACATAGCTCCGAGATATCCCGATGCATATCCAGAGGGCTCTCCCTTCGAGTACTACTCAGAGGATGTGGCTGGGGAGATGATTAGTTATGCTGAAGAGGTCATCAACTTCGTTAAGAGAACGGCAAAGAATCTCGCCGGAGATTGA
- a CDS encoding DUF3368 domain-containing protein yields MGVLLGAKLLGKIESLKEELERLKASGVWLSEELHERIFKEAGEL; encoded by the coding sequence ATAGGCGTTCTCCTCGGGGCGAAACTCCTGGGAAAGATAGAGAGTCTGAAGGAAGAACTCGAAAGACTGAAGGCCAGCGGCGTCTGGTTAAGTGAGGAGCTTCACGAAAGAATTTTTAAAGAGGCAGGCGAGCTTTAG
- a CDS encoding UPF0175 family protein: MEIVIPEDIITSMKLPKGDVERELRVDLAVILYQRGIPPLGKAAKLAGMTKREFLDELAKRKVPRHYTEKELEEDLAFARGE; encoded by the coding sequence ATGGAAATAGTAATTCCTGAGGACATAATCACCTCTATGAAGCTTCCGAAGGGGGACGTTGAGAGGGAGCTGAGGGTTGACCTTGCGGTTATTCTCTACCAAAGGGGTATTCCCCCGCTTGGAAAAGCCGCCAAACTCGCAGGAATGACAAAGAGGGAGTTCCTTGATGAGCTTGCAAAGAGAAAGGTTCCAAGGCACTACACTGAGAAGGAGCTTGAGGAGGACTTAGCCTTTGCCCGTGGTGAGTGA